The following are encoded in a window of Amycolatopsis lexingtonensis genomic DNA:
- a CDS encoding HoxN/HupN/NixA family nickel/cobalt transporter, which produces MAGTEEDSRRGLSRREWVSVGGMAGFILLLNVVGWVVLAVFVAPHHYALGTTGVFGIGLGVTAFTLGMRHAFDADHIAAIDNTTRKLMADGQRPLSVGFWFSLGHSTIVFALCLLLSLGVRALAGQVEDGSSALHDATGLIGTSVSGVFLYVIAILNLVVLVGILRVFRRMRHGEFDEAALERQLDNRGVLNRVLRGATKSVRKPWHIYPVGLLFGLGFDTATEIGLLVLAAGAATFALPWYAILVLPILFAAGMSLFDTVDGCFMNFAYGWAFAKPVRKIFYNITVTTLSVAVAFVIGTIELVSILTEKLDITSGPLAAIASVDLDYVGFGIVGLFVLTWVVALAVWRFGRIEEKWSAKLSG; this is translated from the coding sequence ATGGCGGGCACGGAAGAGGACTCGCGGCGCGGGCTTTCGCGCCGCGAGTGGGTGTCGGTCGGCGGGATGGCCGGGTTCATCCTGCTGCTCAACGTCGTGGGCTGGGTGGTGCTGGCGGTCTTCGTCGCACCCCACCACTACGCGCTGGGCACGACGGGCGTGTTCGGGATCGGGCTGGGCGTCACGGCGTTCACGCTCGGCATGCGGCACGCCTTCGACGCCGACCACATCGCCGCGATCGACAACACCACCCGCAAGCTGATGGCCGACGGCCAGCGGCCGCTGTCGGTCGGGTTCTGGTTCTCCCTCGGGCACTCGACGATCGTCTTCGCGCTGTGCCTCTTGCTCTCCCTCGGTGTCCGCGCGCTGGCCGGGCAGGTCGAGGACGGCTCCTCGGCGTTGCATGACGCGACCGGCCTCATCGGGACGTCGGTGTCCGGCGTGTTCCTGTACGTGATCGCGATCCTGAACCTCGTGGTGCTGGTCGGCATCCTGCGGGTGTTCCGGCGGATGCGCCACGGCGAGTTCGACGAGGCCGCGCTGGAGCGGCAGCTGGACAACCGCGGCGTGCTGAACCGCGTGCTGCGCGGCGCGACGAAGTCCGTGCGGAAGCCGTGGCACATCTACCCCGTCGGCCTGCTGTTCGGCCTGGGTTTCGACACCGCGACCGAGATCGGGCTGCTGGTGCTCGCCGCGGGCGCCGCCACGTTCGCGCTGCCCTGGTACGCGATCCTCGTGCTGCCGATCCTGTTCGCCGCCGGGATGAGCCTGTTCGACACCGTGGACGGCTGCTTCATGAACTTCGCCTACGGCTGGGCGTTCGCGAAGCCGGTGCGCAAGATCTTCTACAACATCACGGTGACGACGCTGTCGGTCGCCGTCGCGTTCGTCATCGGCACGATCGAGCTGGTGTCGATCCTTACCGAGAAGCTGGACATCACCTCGGGACCGCTGGCCGCGATCGCTTCGGTGGACCTGGACTACGTCGGATTCGGGATCGTCGGGCTGTTCGTGCTCACCTGGGTCGTCGCGCTGGCCGTGTGGCGGTTCGGGCGGATCGAAGAGAAGTGGTCGGCGAAACTGTCCGGTTAG